Proteins co-encoded in one Arthrobacter sp. ERGS1:01 genomic window:
- a CDS encoding 4-(cytidine 5'-diphospho)-2-C-methyl-D-erythritol kinase produces the protein MEPLSPRDRAGRPALSSTPGSLLGEEYDWAGRPRHVRVKAPGKINVSFRVGPLREDGYHSVASTYLAVSLYEEVSATAKPGTPPDDVTISVSANSTLSPEQLAGIPLDGTNLAVRAARLVADISENACGVHLEITKHVPIAGGMGGGSADAAAALVAADALWHTGLSREELSILGSELGADVPFALLGGAAVGLGIGDKLTAALAPEPLHWVLLQSEFGLSTPVVFGALDAQRAGNEPAAPRHVDPHILAALRAGDPRGLAPFLANDLQEPAVSLAPGLAKLLAAGLERGALAAMVSGSGPTIALLAEDAEHAQFLAESLSAAGHTAQAVEGPVHGAHLVFDA, from the coding sequence ATGGAACCGTTGAGCCCCCGCGACCGCGCAGGACGGCCTGCCCTGTCCAGTACCCCGGGCAGCCTGCTGGGCGAGGAATACGACTGGGCCGGCCGGCCCCGGCACGTGCGCGTCAAGGCCCCCGGCAAGATCAACGTCTCCTTCCGGGTGGGGCCGCTGCGCGAGGACGGCTACCACTCCGTGGCCAGCACGTACCTGGCCGTGTCGCTGTACGAGGAAGTCTCCGCGACCGCCAAGCCCGGCACCCCACCCGACGACGTCACCATCAGCGTCAGCGCCAACAGCACGCTGTCCCCGGAGCAGCTCGCCGGCATCCCGCTGGACGGGACCAACCTGGCGGTCCGTGCCGCCCGGCTCGTGGCCGACATCAGCGAGAATGCCTGTGGCGTGCACCTGGAAATCACCAAGCACGTCCCCATCGCCGGCGGCATGGGCGGCGGATCGGCCGACGCCGCCGCGGCACTCGTGGCCGCCGACGCGCTCTGGCACACGGGCCTCTCCCGGGAAGAGCTCTCCATTCTCGGCTCCGAACTGGGCGCCGACGTGCCGTTCGCGCTCCTGGGGGGCGCCGCCGTCGGACTTGGCATTGGGGACAAGCTCACCGCGGCCCTCGCGCCGGAACCGCTGCACTGGGTGCTGCTGCAATCGGAGTTCGGGCTGTCCACGCCGGTCGTGTTTGGCGCCCTGGATGCGCAGCGGGCCGGGAACGAGCCGGCCGCGCCGCGGCACGTCGATCCGCACATCCTGGCCGCCCTGCGGGCCGGGGATCCTCGCGGGCTGGCGCCGTTCCTCGCCAACGATCTCCAGGAGCCCGCAGTCTCCCTGGCACCCGGACTTGCCAAGCTGCTGGCCGCCGGGCTGGAACGTGGCGCACTCGCTGCCATGGTCTCGGGTTCCGGGCCCACCATCGCCCTGCTGGCCGAGGACGCCGAACACGCCCAATTCCTGGCCGAATCGCTGTCCGCCGCCGGGCACACGGCACAAGCCGTTGAGGGGCCCGTGCACGGGGCCCACCTGGTTTTTGACGCATGA
- a CDS encoding ABC-F family ATP-binding cassette domain-containing protein yields the protein MAHLLGGENLSIAFATRTVLDGVTVGLEEGDRIGIVGRNGDGKSTLMRLLSGRQTADSGRVTVRGGVHVGYLDQSDVLDGDHTVGFAIVGEAADHEWASNPKIREIMGALVGEVDWHANVHSLSGGQKRRVALAKLLIGDDDVIMLDEPTNHLDVEGVAWLARHLKQRWRANEGAFVVVTHDRWFLDEVCTRTWEVHDGIVDPFDGGYAAYVLARAERDRMNSVIESKRVQLVKKELAWLRRGAPARTAKPKFRIEAANELIADVPEPRDTVALSKMATARQGKDVLDLENVSLSYGDGANSKELFNNITLRLAPGERLGIVGVNGAGKTTLLRLLNGEVEPTSGRLKRGKTVQTAVLTQEVRELDDVMNLRVLEVIEREKRSFDVGGKDMTAGQLVEQLGFTKDKQWTPVKDLSGGERRRLQLLRLLVGEPNVLMLDEPTNDLDTDTLAAVEDVLDGWPGTLVVVSHDRYLLERVTDHQMALLGDGKLRGLVRGVDEYLELREAAMAAKSAPAAGAGGSSGPSEGQKREARKVLNRLERQLGKNSAADAKIHAQMAASVGDYDALADLNAKLAKLSAEREGLELEWLEASEVLE from the coding sequence GTGGCACACCTCCTTGGCGGAGAAAATCTCAGCATCGCCTTCGCGACGCGCACCGTTTTGGACGGCGTGACGGTAGGGCTTGAAGAGGGCGATCGGATCGGCATCGTGGGCCGCAACGGCGACGGCAAGTCGACCCTCATGCGCCTGCTCTCCGGGCGGCAAACCGCCGACTCCGGACGCGTGACCGTCCGCGGCGGCGTGCACGTGGGCTACCTTGACCAGTCCGACGTGCTCGACGGCGACCACACGGTGGGCTTCGCGATCGTTGGCGAGGCCGCCGACCACGAGTGGGCGTCCAACCCGAAGATCCGCGAAATCATGGGCGCCCTGGTGGGTGAGGTGGACTGGCACGCAAACGTCCACTCCCTCTCGGGCGGCCAGAAACGCCGCGTTGCCCTCGCCAAGCTGCTCATCGGCGACGACGACGTCATCATGCTTGACGAGCCCACCAACCACCTCGACGTGGAGGGCGTGGCCTGGCTGGCCAGGCACCTCAAGCAGCGGTGGCGGGCCAACGAAGGCGCGTTCGTCGTCGTGACCCACGACCGCTGGTTCCTCGATGAGGTGTGTACCCGCACCTGGGAGGTCCACGACGGCATCGTGGACCCGTTCGACGGCGGCTACGCGGCATACGTGCTGGCCCGGGCCGAGCGCGACCGGATGAACTCGGTCATCGAATCCAAGCGCGTGCAGCTCGTCAAGAAGGAGCTGGCGTGGCTGCGCCGCGGCGCCCCGGCCCGCACGGCCAAGCCGAAGTTCCGCATCGAGGCAGCCAACGAGCTCATTGCCGACGTCCCGGAACCGCGCGACACCGTTGCCCTGTCCAAGATGGCCACGGCCCGCCAGGGCAAGGACGTACTGGACCTAGAGAACGTCTCACTGAGTTACGGGGACGGTGCCAATTCAAAAGAGCTCTTCAACAACATCACCCTGCGCCTGGCGCCGGGGGAGCGGCTGGGCATCGTGGGCGTCAACGGCGCCGGCAAGACCACGCTGCTGCGCCTGCTCAACGGCGAAGTGGAGCCCACCTCCGGGCGGCTCAAGCGCGGCAAGACCGTGCAGACGGCCGTGCTGACCCAGGAGGTGCGCGAGCTGGACGACGTCATGAACCTGCGCGTCCTGGAGGTCATCGAGCGGGAGAAGCGCTCCTTCGACGTGGGCGGCAAGGACATGACGGCCGGGCAGCTCGTGGAGCAGCTGGGCTTCACCAAGGACAAGCAGTGGACGCCCGTGAAGGACCTCTCCGGTGGTGAGCGCCGCCGCCTGCAGTTGCTGCGCCTGCTGGTGGGGGAGCCGAACGTGCTCATGCTCGATGAGCCCACCAACGACCTCGACACGGACACCCTGGCGGCCGTGGAGGACGTGCTGGACGGCTGGCCCGGCACGCTCGTGGTGGTCTCGCACGACCGTTACCTGCTCGAACGCGTCACCGACCACCAGATGGCCCTCTTGGGCGACGGCAAGCTGCGCGGGCTGGTCAGGGGCGTGGACGAGTACCTGGAACTGCGCGAGGCGGCCATGGCGGCCAAGTCGGCCCCCGCCGCCGGTGCCGGGGGTTCCTCCGGACCTTCCGAGGGCCAGAAGCGCGAGGCCCGCAAGGTCCTGAACCGCCTGGAGCGCCAGCTGGGCAAGAACTCGGCGGCGGATGCCAAGATCCACGCGCAGATGGCCGCCAGTGTGGGCGACTACGACGCCCTCGCCGACCTCAATGCCAAGTTGGCCAAGCTCTCCGCCGAGCGCGAAGGCCTGGAGCTGGAATGGCTCGAGGCCTCCGAGGTCCTGGAGTAA
- a CDS encoding type IV toxin-antitoxin system AbiEi family antitoxin domain-containing protein — protein MGTSKSTQKFRAEAVIAGLGKAVRQRDLLKLGVSTRQIRLALDDGRIVRVARGYYALPGVEALEIYLARNQARLSCMSKVAELGLWLLNEPAAPHVAAAHGHPIPGCVVHRVMGGQTLLDLLRQCVKCGTELEALVIVESAVVKGKCSIGSLREAFTGREDAAGRAILDLIDPQSMSIAETCGRYHLRKAGYNVQGQAYVKDAGHLDLLVEGVLGVELDGREFHDTASGWEEDLRRDTMFVVNGVWRLRIPAAVALYKPELMLAWVSQALAAIRSTQNPPAVPRGTCRRPEIV, from the coding sequence ATGGGCACGTCAAAAAGCACGCAAAAGTTCCGCGCCGAAGCCGTCATCGCCGGTCTGGGCAAGGCGGTGCGGCAACGCGATCTGCTGAAACTTGGCGTGTCGACCCGGCAGATCCGCCTGGCCCTCGACGATGGCCGCATTGTTCGCGTTGCCCGCGGCTACTACGCGCTGCCCGGCGTGGAGGCACTCGAGATCTATTTGGCCCGGAACCAAGCCCGGCTCAGCTGCATGAGCAAAGTCGCGGAGCTGGGTCTGTGGCTTCTCAACGAACCGGCGGCACCCCACGTTGCCGCGGCGCACGGACACCCGATTCCCGGCTGTGTGGTGCACCGGGTCATGGGCGGGCAGACACTGCTTGACCTGCTGCGGCAGTGCGTCAAATGCGGCACCGAGCTCGAAGCCCTCGTCATCGTCGAATCTGCTGTGGTCAAAGGGAAATGCTCGATCGGAAGTTTACGGGAAGCCTTTACCGGGCGGGAGGATGCTGCGGGCCGGGCAATCCTGGATCTGATCGACCCGCAGTCAATGTCGATCGCCGAAACCTGCGGACGCTACCACCTGCGCAAGGCCGGCTACAACGTCCAGGGCCAGGCTTATGTCAAGGACGCGGGACACCTTGACCTGCTCGTGGAAGGCGTGCTCGGCGTCGAACTCGACGGCCGGGAGTTCCACGACACCGCCAGCGGGTGGGAAGAGGACCTGCGGCGCGACACCATGTTCGTGGTGAACGGCGTGTGGAGGCTGCGCATACCGGCGGCCGTGGCACTCTACAAACCCGAATTGATGCTCGCATGGGTGTCCCAGGCCCTCGCCGCGATCCGTTCCACGCAAAACCCGCCCGCAGTCCCGCGTGGAACGTGCCGGCGGCCGGAAATTGTGTGA
- the glmU gene encoding bifunctional UDP-N-acetylglucosamine diphosphorylase/glucosamine-1-phosphate N-acetyltransferase GlmU, protein MSPQDTKPFNPAAVIVLAAGAGTRMKSRLPKILHPIGGVSMVGHALAAAQGLNPERLAVVVRFERDIVAAHIAALDATALIVDQDDVPGTGRAVQVALDALDATAPVDGTVVVTYGDVPLLTTELLTELVATHETDNNAVTVLTAVLDDAAGYGRILRHATDGTVLGIREHKDASDAEREIREINSGIYAFDAKVLRDALKHVTTDNNQGEMYLTDVLGLARNEGGRVAAVVTTDRWQVEGANDRVQLATLGAEHNRRIVEGWMRAGVSIVDPATTWIDSTVVLDEDVTILPGTQLHGTTTVARDAVVGPDSTLMNVQIAEGAEVTRTHGSGAVIGAGAHVGPFTYLRPGTVLGADGKIGAFYETKNVTIGRGSKLSHLGYAGDAEIGEDTNIGCGNITANFDGVNKHRTVIGSGVRTGSNTVFVAPVTVGDGAFTGAGAIVRKDVPAGALTLSVAPQRNANGWTVANRPGSVPAKAAENAENS, encoded by the coding sequence GTGAGCCCCCAAGACACCAAACCATTCAATCCTGCCGCCGTAATCGTGCTGGCCGCCGGTGCCGGCACCCGGATGAAGTCTCGGCTACCCAAGATCCTGCACCCCATTGGCGGGGTGTCCATGGTGGGTCACGCACTTGCTGCGGCGCAGGGCCTGAACCCGGAACGGCTTGCCGTGGTGGTCAGGTTTGAACGGGACATCGTGGCCGCGCACATCGCCGCATTGGATGCCACCGCGCTCATTGTTGACCAGGACGACGTCCCCGGCACCGGCCGCGCAGTGCAGGTGGCCCTGGACGCCCTCGACGCCACCGCCCCCGTGGATGGCACCGTTGTCGTCACCTACGGCGACGTACCCCTGCTGACCACCGAGCTCCTCACCGAACTCGTGGCCACCCACGAAACCGACAACAACGCCGTCACCGTGTTGACCGCCGTGCTCGACGACGCCGCCGGTTACGGCCGCATCCTCCGCCACGCCACCGACGGCACCGTCCTGGGCATCCGCGAACACAAGGACGCCAGCGACGCCGAACGCGAAATCCGCGAGATCAACTCCGGCATCTACGCCTTTGACGCCAAGGTGCTCCGCGACGCGTTGAAGCATGTCACCACGGACAACAACCAGGGCGAAATGTACCTGACCGACGTCCTGGGCCTCGCCCGGAACGAAGGCGGCCGCGTTGCCGCCGTCGTCACCACCGACCGCTGGCAGGTTGAGGGCGCCAACGACCGCGTCCAGCTCGCCACCCTCGGCGCCGAACACAACCGCCGGATCGTCGAAGGCTGGATGCGCGCCGGCGTCAGCATCGTCGACCCCGCCACCACCTGGATCGACTCCACGGTGGTCCTCGACGAAGACGTCACGATCCTGCCCGGCACCCAGCTGCACGGCACCACCACGGTGGCGCGCGACGCCGTCGTCGGCCCCGACTCGACGCTCATGAACGTGCAGATCGCCGAAGGCGCCGAAGTGACCCGCACGCACGGCTCCGGTGCCGTAATCGGCGCGGGCGCCCATGTCGGCCCGTTCACCTACCTGCGCCCCGGCACCGTCCTGGGCGCGGACGGCAAGATCGGCGCGTTCTACGAAACCAAGAACGTCACGATCGGCCGCGGCTCCAAGCTCAGCCACCTCGGCTACGCCGGCGACGCCGAAATCGGCGAGGACACCAACATCGGCTGCGGCAACATCACCGCCAACTTCGACGGCGTCAACAAGCACCGCACGGTGATCGGCTCGGGCGTGCGCACGGGCTCCAACACAGTATTCGTGGCACCCGTGACCGTGGGGGACGGTGCATTCACGGGTGCAGGCGCCATTGTGCGCAAGGACGTCCCGGCCGGGGCACTGACCCTTTCCGTGGCACCGCAGCGCAACGCGAACGGCTGGACCGTGGCGAACCGCCCCGGCAGCGTGCCCGCAAAGGCCGCCGAAAATGCCGAAAACTCCTAA
- a CDS encoding ribose-phosphate diphosphokinase, with protein MSELSHNVDKKLVVASGRAHPELAEEVARCLNTELLPISAYDFANGEIYVRSGESVRGKEVFIIQSHPAPMNNWLMEQLIMVDSMKRASARGITVVSPFYPYARQDKKGRGREPISARLVADLYKTAGADRIMSVDLHTAQIQGFFDGPVDHLFAIPLLADHIRDMVGDDAVTVVSPDTGRVRVAEQWAERLGGAPLAFVHKSRDLTVPNQAVSKTVVGQVEGRTCVLIDDMIDTGGTIAGAVRVLKDAGAKDVIIAATHAVFSDPAAERLANCGAREVVVTNTLPIPESKRFPTLTVLSIAPLLAQAIKEVFEDGSVTSLFDGNA; from the coding sequence ATGAGCGAACTTAGCCACAACGTCGACAAGAAACTGGTGGTGGCCTCGGGCCGCGCCCACCCAGAGCTGGCCGAGGAAGTGGCGCGCTGTTTGAACACGGAGCTGCTGCCCATCTCCGCCTACGACTTCGCGAACGGTGAGATCTACGTCCGCTCCGGCGAGAGCGTGCGCGGCAAGGAAGTGTTCATCATCCAGTCGCACCCGGCGCCGATGAACAACTGGCTCATGGAGCAGCTGATCATGGTCGATTCCATGAAGCGCGCCTCCGCCCGCGGCATCACCGTGGTCTCCCCGTTCTACCCGTACGCCCGCCAGGACAAGAAGGGCCGCGGCCGCGAGCCGATCTCCGCCCGCCTCGTCGCTGACCTGTACAAGACGGCCGGCGCCGACCGCATCATGAGCGTTGACCTGCACACGGCACAGATCCAGGGCTTCTTCGACGGCCCCGTGGACCACCTGTTCGCCATCCCGCTGCTGGCCGACCACATCCGTGACATGGTGGGGGACGACGCCGTCACAGTGGTTTCGCCGGACACCGGCCGCGTGCGCGTGGCTGAGCAGTGGGCCGAGCGCCTGGGCGGGGCGCCGCTGGCGTTCGTGCACAAGTCGCGCGATCTGACCGTGCCGAACCAGGCCGTGTCCAAGACCGTGGTGGGCCAGGTTGAGGGGCGCACCTGTGTGCTCATCGACGACATGATCGACACCGGTGGAACCATTGCCGGCGCCGTGCGCGTGCTCAAGGACGCCGGCGCCAAGGACGTCATCATCGCCGCCACGCACGCGGTGTTCTCCGACCCCGCCGCCGAACGCCTCGCCAATTGTGGCGCCCGCGAAGTGGTGGTCACCAACACGCTGCCCATCCCGGAATCCAAGCGCTTCCCGACGCTGACCGTGCTCTCCATTGCACCGCTGCTGGCCCAGGCCATCAAGGAAGTCTTCGAGGACGGCTCGGTCACCTCGCTGTTCGACGGCAACGCCTAA
- a CDS encoding type IV toxin-antitoxin system AbiEi family antitoxin domain-containing protein: MRTVVEEVAWYGKVARRKDLMARGCTEWQIRKAVSEGQLRRIDRGYYALPDADPLDVRLALHQARRTCFTKAEQLGLWIIKAPAMPHVAAAHGRPVPGCVVHKVKGPQTLMDILRQCVKCGSEVDGLAVMESAVVLGLCTIPELRVAFAGREDARARATIDMIDPQSMSIAETVARYYLKKDGLNVQGQYYVKDVGHLDLLVEGVLCVETDGEQFHNTPQGWAEDLRRDNLLVIKGQWCLRIPARVVLGRPDVMLGWVRQALAMICSAPKPSANPAHRVAA; encoded by the coding sequence ATGCGAACCGTTGTTGAAGAAGTGGCGTGGTACGGAAAAGTAGCCCGCCGCAAGGACCTGATGGCCCGCGGCTGCACCGAGTGGCAGATCCGCAAGGCCGTCAGCGAGGGGCAGCTTCGGCGGATCGACCGGGGCTACTACGCGCTTCCGGACGCCGACCCCTTGGACGTTCGCCTTGCCCTTCACCAAGCGCGGCGGACGTGCTTCACCAAGGCAGAGCAACTGGGCCTGTGGATCATCAAGGCGCCCGCCATGCCTCATGTGGCCGCGGCCCATGGACGGCCGGTCCCGGGCTGCGTGGTCCACAAGGTCAAGGGACCGCAGACCCTGATGGACATCCTGCGCCAATGCGTCAAGTGCGGCTCCGAAGTGGACGGACTGGCGGTGATGGAATCCGCCGTCGTGCTGGGTCTGTGCACCATTCCCGAACTGCGTGTTGCCTTTGCCGGACGTGAAGACGCCCGGGCACGAGCCACCATTGACATGATCGACCCCCAATCCATGTCCATTGCGGAAACCGTGGCACGGTACTACCTGAAAAAGGACGGGCTCAACGTCCAGGGCCAGTACTACGTCAAGGACGTGGGCCACCTGGACCTGCTCGTGGAGGGCGTGCTTTGCGTTGAAACGGACGGGGAGCAATTCCACAACACGCCCCAGGGATGGGCGGAGGACCTTCGGCGGGACAATCTGCTGGTCATCAAGGGGCAGTGGTGCCTTCGCATTCCGGCGAGGGTGGTCCTGGGGCGGCCGGACGTCATGCTCGGCTGGGTGCGCCAAGCGCTTGCAATGATCTGTTCTGCACCAAAGCCGTCTGCCAATCCGGCGCATAGGGTTGCGGCGTAG
- a CDS encoding 50S ribosomal protein L25/general stress protein Ctc — protein MSDLNLTGELRTEFGKGAARRIRRAAQIPAVVYGHGVAPLHIVLPERATVRAIRGANALLTVTVDGVEHLALVKDVQRDPLLQIVEHIDLLTVQKGEKVTVDVPLVLVGEAAASVVVNQEEMSVSLSADATHLPVKVEIDLAGRTAGQHIHASDLVLPANVELLNDPAMLLVHLAEPAVVAEEAPAAE, from the coding sequence ATGTCTGACCTTAACCTCACCGGCGAACTCCGCACCGAGTTCGGCAAGGGCGCTGCCCGCCGCATCCGCCGCGCAGCCCAGATCCCCGCAGTCGTTTACGGCCACGGCGTTGCCCCCCTCCACATCGTCCTGCCGGAGCGCGCAACCGTTCGCGCCATCCGCGGCGCCAACGCCCTGCTGACCGTCACGGTCGACGGCGTCGAGCACCTGGCCCTGGTCAAGGACGTCCAGCGCGACCCGCTGCTGCAGATCGTCGAGCACATCGACCTGCTGACCGTCCAGAAGGGCGAGAAGGTTACCGTTGACGTTCCCCTCGTACTCGTTGGCGAAGCAGCAGCTTCCGTCGTCGTGAACCAGGAAGAAATGTCCGTCAGCCTGTCCGCCGACGCCACGCACCTGCCCGTCAAGGTTGAGATCGACCTGGCCGGCCGCACCGCCGGTCAGCACATCCACGCCAGCGACCTGGTCCTGCCGGCCAACGTTGAGCTGCTCAACGATCCCGCCATGCTGCTCGTGCACCTGGCCGAGCCGGCCGTCGTTGCTGAAGAAGCTCCGGCTGCCGAGTAG
- the pth gene encoding aminoacyl-tRNA hydrolase, protein MSDTWLVVGLGNPGPGYIRNRHNIGFMVVEELASRLGASFKTHKARALVATGRLGAGGPKVILAKPTVFMNLSGGPTASLAKFYNLTPDHVVAIHDEIDIPFDSVRLKMGGGEGGHNGLRDISKVLGTKDYYRVRAGVGRPPGRADAASHVLRDFSSTESKDLPFLIDAAADAAELLISQGLAAAQEKFHPAKG, encoded by the coding sequence ATGAGTGATACCTGGCTTGTAGTCGGGCTCGGGAACCCCGGGCCCGGCTACATCCGTAACCGGCACAATATTGGCTTCATGGTGGTCGAGGAACTTGCCTCCCGCCTTGGCGCCTCCTTCAAGACCCACAAGGCCCGCGCACTCGTTGCCACGGGCCGTTTGGGCGCGGGCGGACCCAAGGTCATCCTGGCCAAGCCAACAGTTTTCATGAACCTCAGCGGAGGCCCGACGGCGTCCCTGGCGAAGTTCTACAACCTCACCCCGGACCACGTGGTCGCGATCCACGACGAAATCGACATCCCCTTCGACTCCGTCAGGCTGAAAATGGGCGGCGGCGAGGGCGGACACAACGGCCTGCGGGACATCTCCAAAGTGCTCGGCACCAAGGACTACTACCGGGTACGTGCAGGCGTTGGCCGCCCGCCCGGCCGGGCCGACGCCGCAAGCCACGTGCTGCGCGACTTCTCGAGCACCGAGTCCAAGGATTTGCCGTTCCTGATCGACGCCGCGGCGGACGCCGCCGAGCTGCTTATTTCCCAGGGCCTCGCGGCGGCACAGGAGAAATTCCACCCTGCCAAGGGGTAG